Proteins encoded by one window of Desulfonatronum sp. SC1:
- a CDS encoding class I SAM-dependent methyltransferase codes for MNRPTCNLCRSHAAAPLDIGEPAAKVGYNVICEICGLIFHYPAMSAEEMKKFYVDDYSGNYSASETIGRDMARGRIAFLQQQIDISKVETALEIGCAKGEFLSELNIAGVPAEGVEPSQAMAGLGSNTYGVKITGSVYDDFPLRPGYYDLMSMFHVLEHVSDPLSMLQRIKKELKPDGYLFLEVPTIAECQLAIVFKAIHPTTFVAETLTAMLVEAEFEVLHSAENGYHLRVLAKPASLPATPIYPAADVVKTRVYTYLAERRRVVEGILGKMQCLIHKGTGAIYGAGLNTLDLDLVFPLKQLKLDAVFDSDTRKHGNTILGLPIQDPAALQDWNGEYVIISSYAFQAEIVRQLEYLKARGVELITLYEWNGHE; via the coding sequence ATGAACCGACCCACGTGCAACCTTTGCCGATCCCACGCCGCAGCTCCGCTTGATATCGGCGAACCGGCTGCGAAAGTCGGCTACAACGTAATTTGCGAAATCTGCGGGCTGATTTTCCATTATCCCGCCATGTCCGCAGAGGAAATGAAAAAGTTTTATGTTGACGACTACAGCGGCAATTATTCCGCCAGCGAAACCATTGGACGCGACATGGCGCGGGGCCGCATCGCTTTTCTGCAACAACAGATCGACATCTCCAAAGTGGAGACCGCGCTCGAGATAGGATGCGCGAAAGGAGAATTTCTTTCTGAACTCAACATCGCAGGTGTCCCAGCCGAGGGAGTGGAGCCTTCACAGGCCATGGCTGGGTTGGGAAGCAATACATACGGAGTGAAAATAACCGGCAGCGTATATGACGATTTTCCCTTGCGCCCCGGGTACTATGATCTCATGTCCATGTTTCATGTTCTGGAGCATGTCTCGGACCCTCTTTCCATGTTGCAACGTATCAAAAAAGAACTGAAACCTGATGGGTACCTGTTTCTTGAAGTGCCGACTATTGCAGAATGCCAACTCGCCATCGTGTTCAAGGCGATCCATCCGACGACTTTTGTCGCGGAAACGCTCACCGCCATGCTTGTCGAAGCAGAATTCGAGGTCCTCCATTCTGCCGAAAATGGCTATCATCTGCGAGTATTAGCAAAGCCGGCATCGCTTCCAGCCACGCCAATTTACCCAGCAGCCGACGTTGTTAAGACACGGGTTTATACGTATCTCGCCGAACGCCGTAGGGTAGTCGAGGGCATACTCGGCAAAATGCAGTGTCTCATCCACAAGGGTACGGGTGCAATATACGGAGCAGGACTGAACACCCTCGACCTCGATCTGGTTTTTCCACTTAAGCAACTCAAGCTAGACGCCGTATTTGACAGTGACACCAGGAAACACGGGAACACCATTTTGGGCCTGCCGATACAAGATCCGGCTGCATTACAGGATTGGAACGGAGAGTACGTAATAATTTCCAGCTATGCATTTCAGGCGGAAATAGTGCGTCAACTTGAATATCTGAAAGCGCGAGGCGTCGAACTGATAACCCTTTACGAGTGGAACGGCCATGAGTGA